The proteins below are encoded in one region of Sinorhizobium meliloti:
- a CDS encoding AraC family transcriptional regulator — translation MSTIMFPQKDLREETAALRAQILDRLSKLPWDGLSFAHPVPGLSLYRIVEPAGPFSSVYEPSLSFIIKGSKNVRVGNETLVYDEGCFFLTAIGVPVTAQICAASEGEPYVAAALRLDMEKVRRIIADHDIHPTDIPERDLGVAVGTATRELFDALFRLISLASSPADIPFLAGHIQNEILYRLLTGEQGARLRRFALAGTHSNRVAKAVLWLKENYTKPLRVEELAEIANMGVSTLHHHFRAMTAMSPLQFQKHLRLHHARELMLSKSLDAATAALQVGYESPTQFNREYRRAFGHPPLRDIRAILNSNDSTRRNSAG, via the coding sequence ATGAGCACGATCATGTTCCCGCAGAAGGACTTGCGCGAAGAGACCGCAGCCCTGCGCGCGCAGATTCTCGACAGGCTGTCGAAATTGCCCTGGGACGGGCTTTCCTTCGCGCATCCCGTTCCAGGCCTGTCGCTCTATCGCATCGTCGAGCCGGCGGGCCCCTTTTCGAGCGTATACGAGCCGAGCCTCTCCTTCATCATCAAGGGCAGCAAGAATGTCCGCGTCGGCAACGAGACGCTCGTATACGATGAAGGCTGCTTCTTCCTGACCGCCATCGGGGTTCCCGTAACTGCGCAGATCTGCGCAGCGAGCGAAGGGGAGCCCTATGTCGCAGCCGCCTTGCGGCTGGACATGGAAAAAGTGCGGCGCATCATTGCTGATCACGACATACACCCGACCGACATTCCCGAACGCGACCTTGGTGTGGCTGTCGGTACCGCGACGCGCGAGCTCTTCGACGCCCTGTTCCGGCTGATTTCGCTTGCGAGCTCGCCGGCCGACATTCCGTTCCTGGCCGGCCATATCCAGAACGAGATCCTCTATCGGCTTCTCACCGGCGAGCAGGGCGCGCGGCTGCGGCGCTTCGCGCTCGCGGGCACGCACAGCAACCGCGTCGCCAAGGCGGTCCTATGGTTGAAGGAAAACTACACCAAACCGCTTCGCGTGGAAGAACTCGCCGAGATCGCCAATATGGGCGTCTCCACGCTGCACCATCACTTCCGTGCGATGACCGCAATGAGCCCGCTGCAGTTCCAGAAGCATCTGCGACTGCATCACGCACGGGAACTGATGCTTTCCAAGTCGCTCGATGCGGCGACGGCGGCGCTGCAGGTCGGCTACGAGAGCCCGACTCAGTTCAACCGGGAGTATCGCCGGGCATTCGGCCATCCGCCGCTGCGCGACATCCGGGCGATTCTGAATTCCAACGATTCGACCAGGCGGAACTCCGCAGGCTGA
- a CDS encoding efflux RND transporter permease subunit translates to MHASTEDKKPFNLSRWAIGHPSIARFLLALIIITGGLGLLRMGQREDPEFTFRVMVVQAVWPGASIQEMEDQVVNKIERKLQETPHLDFVRSYTRAGSAIITVQIEGDTNADEVADAFYQVRKKVGDIANELPEGVLGPYFNDEFGDTFITLHSISGDGFSYPELKRFAIEGRDMLLTTPGVEKVVILGDQPEKIYIDLSSKVLAERGLTFNDLRNAIAGQNNVDYAGSVDTGTRSVRISVEGDVTKVEDIRELRLRAGDRTIRLGDIATVTSGLEDPYARKFRFNGHDSVQIGVVMAKGFNVTDVGKAVEATYDRFESALPYGVSVDQVSNQPEVVTEAITEFSHALIEALIIVLIVSFLSIGWRSGLVIAIAIPLVLAATFAIMYELGIDLQRISLGALIIALGLLVDDAMIVVEMMERKLEEGLEKIDAASFAYSSTAFPMLTGTLITTAGFIPVGFAESTAGEYVRSLFYVVGIALVVSWFVAVYFTPWLGYMILKQRHHAGTHHDVFDTRFYRRLRTTVGWAVRHRVVVLLMTLAIFVTSLWAFQFIPKNFFPQSSRPEILVDLWLPEGTSIKEVEKQAKALEERMMDDEDKRFIATYIGEGAPRFFLPLDQQLRNPNFAQLLVMAKDEPARERLIAKLRMILAEDFPSIRAKVDRLFLGPPTGWPVQMRVMGPDREEVRRIADQVKTKFQENPMLGAIHDDWLEPVPAMKLVIDQDRARALGITSQRIRQMLQAAMSGVPLDSFRDGEETVSIVAREPGGNRHLLSAVQSVYVPTDFGGFVPVSQIAKVVPVMEQGIEWRRDRLPTITVRGTLPDGVQPNDVAMQLFDELKGLRDGLAPGYKVEIQGGAEDSAESQASIAAKAPIMLVVIVILLMVQLQHFGKAMLVLATGPLGIIGAAAALLISGAPFGFVAILGVIALLGIIIRNSIILVDQIDQDIAAGMERSEAIIGAAVRRFRPIILTALTAVLALIPISRGVFWGPLAYAMMGGILVATVLTILVLPAGYALFFGKEPKSRKTDPEPAAAQDNADEQEHYSTPLAAE, encoded by the coding sequence ATGCACGCCTCCACCGAGGACAAGAAACCGTTCAATCTTTCGCGCTGGGCGATCGGGCATCCGAGCATCGCGCGCTTCCTGCTTGCGCTGATCATCATCACCGGTGGGCTTGGGCTCCTGCGCATGGGGCAGCGCGAGGATCCGGAATTCACGTTCCGCGTCATGGTGGTGCAAGCCGTATGGCCGGGAGCTTCCATCCAGGAAATGGAAGACCAGGTCGTCAACAAGATCGAGCGCAAGCTGCAGGAAACGCCGCATCTCGATTTCGTCCGCTCCTATACGCGCGCCGGCAGTGCCATCATCACGGTCCAGATCGAGGGCGACACCAACGCAGACGAGGTCGCCGACGCATTCTACCAGGTGCGCAAGAAGGTGGGCGACATCGCCAACGAACTGCCCGAAGGCGTGCTCGGCCCCTATTTCAACGACGAGTTCGGCGACACCTTCATCACCCTGCATTCGATCAGCGGCGACGGCTTCAGCTATCCGGAACTGAAGCGCTTCGCGATCGAGGGACGCGACATGCTGCTGACGACACCGGGCGTCGAGAAGGTAGTGATCCTCGGGGACCAGCCCGAGAAAATCTATATAGACCTTTCCTCCAAGGTCCTCGCAGAGCGCGGCCTGACATTCAACGACCTGCGCAATGCGATCGCCGGTCAGAACAATGTCGATTATGCCGGCTCTGTCGACACCGGCACGCGCTCGGTGCGCATCTCAGTCGAAGGAGACGTCACCAAGGTCGAGGACATCCGCGAGCTGCGGCTGAGGGCGGGAGACCGGACCATCCGGCTTGGCGACATCGCGACCGTTACCTCCGGGCTGGAAGATCCCTATGCAAGGAAATTCCGATTCAACGGCCACGACAGCGTCCAGATCGGCGTCGTCATGGCAAAGGGCTTCAACGTCACGGACGTCGGCAAGGCAGTGGAGGCGACCTACGATCGCTTTGAGTCAGCCCTCCCCTACGGCGTGTCGGTCGATCAGGTCTCCAATCAGCCGGAGGTCGTGACCGAAGCGATAACCGAGTTCAGCCACGCGCTCATCGAAGCGCTGATCATCGTCCTCATCGTCTCCTTCCTGTCGATCGGCTGGCGCTCCGGTCTCGTGATCGCGATTGCCATTCCGCTCGTGCTCGCGGCCACTTTTGCGATCATGTACGAGCTCGGCATCGACCTCCAGCGCATCTCGCTCGGGGCGCTGATCATCGCCCTTGGCCTGCTTGTCGACGACGCGATGATCGTGGTCGAGATGATGGAGCGGAAACTCGAAGAGGGGCTGGAAAAGATTGACGCGGCGAGCTTCGCCTATTCCTCGACCGCTTTTCCCATGCTGACCGGCACTCTGATCACCACCGCCGGCTTCATCCCTGTCGGCTTCGCGGAATCGACCGCCGGCGAATATGTCCGCTCGCTCTTCTACGTCGTCGGCATCGCCCTGGTGGTCTCCTGGTTCGTGGCGGTCTATTTCACGCCCTGGCTCGGCTACATGATCCTGAAGCAGCGCCACCACGCCGGCACCCATCACGACGTCTTCGATACGCGCTTCTATCGCCGCCTGAGGACGACTGTCGGCTGGGCAGTGCGCCACCGCGTCGTCGTGCTCCTGATGACCCTTGCCATCTTCGTGACGAGCCTTTGGGCATTCCAGTTCATTCCGAAGAATTTCTTCCCGCAGTCCTCGCGCCCGGAAATCCTGGTCGATCTCTGGCTGCCTGAGGGAACGAGCATCAAGGAGGTCGAAAAGCAGGCGAAGGCGCTCGAGGAGCGGATGATGGACGATGAGGACAAGCGCTTCATCGCCACCTATATCGGCGAAGGCGCCCCGCGCTTCTTCCTGCCGCTCGACCAGCAGCTTCGCAATCCGAATTTCGCGCAGCTCCTCGTCATGGCGAAGGACGAGCCGGCCCGCGAGCGGCTGATCGCCAAGTTGAGAATGATACTCGCCGAGGACTTCCCCTCGATCCGCGCCAAGGTCGACCGATTGTTCCTGGGACCACCGACCGGCTGGCCGGTGCAGATGCGGGTGATGGGACCCGACCGCGAGGAAGTGCGTCGAATCGCCGACCAGGTGAAAACCAAATTCCAGGAAAACCCGATGCTCGGCGCGATTCATGACGACTGGCTGGAACCTGTGCCGGCGATGAAGCTGGTGATCGACCAGGACCGCGCCCGCGCCCTCGGCATCACGTCGCAGCGCATCCGCCAGATGTTGCAGGCGGCAATGTCCGGCGTCCCGCTCGACAGCTTCCGCGATGGCGAGGAAACGGTCTCCATCGTGGCGCGGGAGCCCGGCGGCAATCGCCACCTGCTCTCTGCCGTGCAATCAGTCTATGTGCCCACCGATTTCGGTGGCTTCGTCCCGGTCTCGCAGATTGCCAAGGTGGTTCCCGTCATGGAACAGGGTATCGAGTGGCGGCGCGACCGGCTTCCTACGATCACCGTGCGCGGAACGCTGCCTGACGGCGTGCAGCCGAACGACGTGGCGATGCAGCTCTTTGACGAGCTCAAGGGACTGAGGGACGGCCTTGCACCCGGCTACAAGGTGGAGATCCAGGGCGGCGCCGAAGACAGCGCCGAGAGCCAGGCCTCGATCGCCGCCAAGGCGCCGATCATGCTGGTGGTGATCGTCATTCTCCTGATGGTGCAACTCCAGCATTTCGGCAAGGCGATGCTGGTGCTCGCAACCGGTCCGCTCGGGATTATCGGTGCGGCGGCGGCCCTGCTCATCAGCGGAGCACCCTTCGGCTTCGTCGCCATTCTGGGGGTCATCGCGCTGCTCGGCATCATCATCCGCAATTCGATCATCCTGGTGGACCAGATCGACCAGGACATCGCGGCCGGGATGGAGCGTTCCGAGGCGATCATCGGCGCGGCGGTGCGCCGCTTTCGACCGATCATACTGACGGCGCTCACAGCGGTGCTGGCATTGATCCCGATCTCCCGCGGCGTCTTCTGGGGACCGCTCGCCTATGCGATGATGGGCGGCATACTGGTTGCCACCGTTCTGACGATCCTCGTGCTGCCGGCCGGCTATGCGCTCTTCTTCGGCAAGGAGCCGAAATCGCGCAAAACGGACCCGGAGCCTGCAGCCGCGCAGGACAATGCGGACGAACAGGAGCACTACTCGACCCCGCTTGCGGCAGAGTAA
- a CDS encoding efflux RND transporter periplasmic adaptor subunit has protein sequence MFSGSALNRPFVARLLTAILLGAVLSGCSQEKVETKETIRPVKVVEIAAAGEPRELHYSGSVRARTEMNLGFRVGGKITERLVNIGDRVKPGDILARIDATDYRLAVTSAEANLLAAEKQVQTTALAKLRAEQLFTKSFSSQAQLDQATLLYDQAVSTRDAAASSLSQAKNQVSYTDLKADQNGIVTAVNADIGQVVGTGTPVVTVAVDGEKEVEIAVPEIDVTEFKPGKPVGVRFWSNDMLVLDGHVREVSGSADQRSRTFSVRVSLPNDERVLLGMTATVEAAAASSAPLVSIPLSALSKKDGQNIVWIVDRDFSTVHARPIKLADFADNGVRVVDGLGAGDLVVAAGTQFMAEDLKVRLQAGEQQSAEQQSARAEKPEILR, from the coding sequence ATGTTTTCAGGAAGTGCCCTCAACCGACCGTTCGTCGCCCGTCTCCTCACCGCGATCCTGCTCGGCGCCGTTCTCTCCGGCTGCTCGCAGGAGAAAGTCGAGACGAAGGAGACCATACGCCCGGTCAAGGTCGTGGAGATTGCCGCGGCCGGCGAGCCGCGGGAGCTTCACTATTCCGGCTCGGTTAGAGCGCGCACGGAAATGAACCTCGGTTTCCGCGTCGGCGGCAAGATAACCGAACGGCTCGTCAATATCGGCGACCGGGTTAAGCCTGGTGACATTCTCGCCCGCATCGACGCCACCGACTATCGGCTCGCGGTCACGAGCGCCGAGGCAAACCTGCTTGCTGCCGAAAAGCAGGTGCAGACGACGGCGCTTGCGAAACTCCGGGCCGAACAGCTCTTCACCAAATCGTTTTCCTCCCAGGCTCAGCTCGATCAGGCAACGCTTCTTTACGATCAAGCGGTATCGACGCGAGACGCCGCGGCCTCGTCGCTGAGCCAGGCGAAGAACCAGGTAAGCTATACGGACCTCAAGGCCGATCAGAACGGCATCGTCACGGCCGTAAACGCCGATATCGGCCAGGTCGTCGGCACCGGAACGCCCGTCGTGACTGTCGCAGTCGACGGCGAGAAGGAAGTCGAAATCGCAGTGCCGGAAATAGATGTTACCGAATTCAAGCCCGGCAAACCGGTCGGGGTGCGCTTCTGGTCGAACGACATGCTTGTGCTCGACGGACATGTGCGCGAAGTCTCCGGCAGCGCCGACCAGCGCTCGCGCACCTTTTCCGTACGCGTCAGCCTGCCGAACGACGAGCGCGTGCTTCTCGGCATGACGGCGACGGTCGAGGCGGCTGCAGCAAGCTCGGCGCCGCTCGTTTCGATACCCCTGAGCGCGCTGTCGAAGAAGGATGGCCAGAATATCGTCTGGATCGTTGATCGTGACTTCTCGACCGTCCATGCACGCCCGATCAAGCTCGCCGATTTCGCCGACAACGGTGTGCGCGTCGTCGACGGCCTCGGCGCCGGCGACCTCGTCGTTGCCGCAGGCACACAGTTCATGGCCGAGGATCTCAAGGTGAGACTGCAGGCGGGCGAACAGCAATCCGCCGAGCAGCAGTCCGCCCGGGCCGAAAAGCCCGAGATTCTCCGCTAA
- a CDS encoding TetR family transcriptional regulator: MSDLADNAIDAARQENVARILEAAERLFRHYGYAKTNVADIARELDMSPANIYRFFASKTEIHQTLCLRMLGASYQQALEIAHLPLSASERLRRYALGQHKLTVETMLDEQKVHEMVVVAIERDWHVIEKHISRLDDLLAGIIREGIEAGEFADVDPAVAARCFGASLVTLCHPQIVAQCLAKENRATPDELVEFAIRALKK; encoded by the coding sequence ATGAGCGATCTCGCAGACAACGCCATAGACGCAGCCCGCCAGGAAAACGTGGCGCGCATTCTAGAGGCCGCCGAGCGGCTGTTCCGCCATTACGGCTATGCCAAGACAAACGTCGCCGATATCGCGCGCGAGCTCGATATGTCGCCGGCCAACATCTATCGCTTCTTTGCGTCGAAGACGGAAATCCACCAAACACTTTGCTTGCGCATGCTCGGCGCGAGCTACCAGCAGGCGCTGGAAATCGCGCATCTGCCACTCAGTGCTTCCGAGCGGCTGAGGCGCTATGCGCTGGGGCAGCACAAGCTCACCGTCGAGACGATGCTCGACGAGCAGAAGGTCCATGAAATGGTCGTCGTGGCGATCGAGCGCGACTGGCACGTCATCGAGAAACATATCAGCCGTCTGGACGACCTCCTCGCAGGCATTATCCGCGAGGGGATCGAAGCCGGAGAGTTCGCCGACGTGGACCCCGCGGTCGCGGCCAGATGTTTCGGCGCCAGCCTCGTCACCCTTTGTCATCCGCAGATCGTCGCCCAGTGTCTTGCCAAGGAAAACCGCGCGACACCCGATGAACTGGTCGAGTTCGCGATCCGGGCGCTGAAAAAATAA
- a CDS encoding phosphogluconate dehydrogenase C-terminal domain-containing protein, translating to MTSIALFGAGGKMGCRLAKNLKGSRFDVRHVEVSEAGKTRLADELGLQAVAADEALDGAEVVILAVPDTAIGKVASGIVDRLKSGTMVIVLDAAAPYAGHLPERGDLTYFVTHPCHPPIFNDETDAAAKRDFFGGVAAKQHIVSALMQGPEEAYALGEEIAKIIWAPVMRSHRVTVEQIALLEPGLSETVCASLLVVMREAMEECVKRGVPKQAARDFLLGHMNVLGAVIFEETPGVFSDACNKAIEFGKPMLMREDWKRVFEPQEIADSIRRIT from the coding sequence ATGACATCGATTGCCCTGTTCGGCGCCGGCGGGAAGATGGGCTGCCGCCTGGCCAAGAACCTCAAAGGCTCGCGTTTCGACGTGCGCCATGTCGAAGTGAGCGAGGCGGGCAAGACGCGGCTGGCCGACGAGCTCGGGCTTCAGGCCGTTGCCGCCGATGAGGCGCTGGATGGTGCCGAGGTGGTTATTCTGGCGGTGCCGGATACGGCTATCGGCAAGGTCGCTTCCGGGATTGTGGATAGACTGAAGTCCGGCACGATGGTCATCGTCCTCGATGCGGCCGCACCCTATGCCGGTCATCTGCCGGAGCGCGGCGATCTTACCTATTTCGTCACCCATCCCTGCCATCCGCCGATCTTCAACGACGAAACGGATGCGGCAGCCAAGCGCGACTTCTTCGGCGGTGTCGCCGCCAAGCAGCACATCGTCTCCGCGCTGATGCAGGGGCCGGAAGAGGCCTATGCGCTCGGCGAGGAGATCGCCAAGATCATCTGGGCGCCGGTCATGCGCTCGCACCGGGTGACGGTCGAGCAGATTGCGCTTTTGGAGCCGGGCCTTTCGGAAACGGTCTGCGCCTCGCTGCTGGTCGTCATGCGCGAGGCCATGGAGGAATGCGTCAAGCGCGGGGTGCCGAAACAAGCAGCCCGCGACTTCCTGCTCGGCCACATGAACGTGCTCGGCGCAGTGATCTTCGAAGAGACACCCGGCGTCTTCTCCGACGCCTGCAACAAGGCCATCGAATTCGGCAAGCCGATGCTCATGCGCGAGGACTGGAAACGCGTCTTCGAGCCGCAGGAGATCGCCGACAGCATCCGCCGCATCACCTGA
- a CDS encoding D-ribose ABC transporter substrate-binding protein: MKLTRRMTITAFAAVLAASSAIPAYAADLIAIITPSHDNPFFKAEAVGAEAKAKELGYETLVLVHDDDANKQSQLIDTAIGRGAKAIILDNAGSEASIAAVQKAKDAGVPSFLIDREINATGVAVSQIVSNNYQGAQLGAEEFVKLMGESGNYVELLGREADLNAGIRSKGYHDVIDEYPEMKMVAQQSANWSQTEGYSKMETILQANPDIKGVISGNDTMAMGAIAALQAAGRKDVIVVGFDGSNDVRDSIKSGGIKATVLQPAYAQAQMAVQQAHEYITTGKAPAEEKQLMDCVLINSENADQLETFALAD, encoded by the coding sequence ATGAAACTGACACGCAGAATGACCATCACCGCTTTCGCGGCGGTACTGGCGGCGAGCTCCGCCATTCCGGCCTACGCGGCCGATCTCATCGCCATTATCACGCCGTCGCACGACAATCCCTTCTTCAAGGCTGAAGCGGTGGGCGCCGAGGCCAAGGCGAAGGAGCTCGGCTACGAAACACTGGTCCTCGTGCATGACGACGATGCGAACAAGCAATCGCAGCTGATCGACACCGCGATCGGCCGCGGCGCCAAGGCGATCATTCTCGACAATGCCGGCTCTGAAGCCTCCATCGCGGCCGTCCAGAAGGCGAAGGATGCGGGCGTGCCGTCCTTCCTGATCGATCGTGAGATCAACGCGACCGGGGTCGCCGTCTCGCAGATCGTCTCCAACAACTATCAGGGCGCGCAGCTCGGCGCCGAGGAATTCGTGAAGCTGATGGGCGAATCCGGCAATTATGTCGAGCTGCTCGGCCGCGAAGCCGATCTCAATGCCGGCATCCGCTCGAAGGGCTACCACGACGTCATCGACGAATATCCGGAGATGAAGATGGTGGCGCAGCAGTCGGCGAACTGGAGCCAGACCGAGGGCTACAGCAAGATGGAGACTATCCTTCAGGCCAATCCCGACATCAAGGGCGTTATCTCCGGCAACGACACGATGGCCATGGGCGCGATCGCCGCATTGCAGGCGGCCGGCCGCAAGGACGTGATCGTCGTCGGCTTCGACGGCTCGAACGACGTTCGCGACTCCATCAAGTCCGGCGGCATCAAGGCCACCGTTCTGCAGCCGGCTTACGCTCAGGCGCAGATGGCAGTGCAACAGGCGCACGAATACATCACCACCGGCAAGGCGCCGGCGGAAGAAAAGCAGCTCATGGACTGCGTGCTGATCAACAGCGAAAACGCCGACCAGCTCGAGACCTTCGCGCTAGCCGATTGA
- a CDS encoding DUF2291 family protein has translation MPKFKVAAALVVAGVMALSGCKIIKTPTAEEAAEAASGGFNPGRMVAEIWDVKVLPYLDRKAGPFAEVAALAESDPQAAGAKYGHKEKQGSAPWTFAARLSGTVVKAETKSRSAYVEVDANGDGKADARVQIGPAIRGTAIRDSLDFVNFNEFKNQIEWAQFGKAFNTHVNGLVLEKLSRDGLVGKKLDAVGAYPLPAKGQLPLFVPAQLTVGG, from the coding sequence ATGCCGAAGTTTAAGGTCGCGGCCGCACTTGTGGTTGCGGGCGTGATGGCACTCTCGGGCTGCAAGATCATCAAGACGCCGACTGCCGAAGAGGCCGCGGAGGCTGCTTCCGGCGGCTTCAATCCCGGTCGCATGGTCGCCGAGATCTGGGACGTCAAGGTGCTTCCCTATCTCGACAGGAAGGCCGGTCCGTTCGCCGAGGTGGCGGCTCTCGCCGAGAGCGATCCTCAGGCGGCGGGTGCCAAATACGGCCACAAGGAAAAGCAGGGAAGTGCGCCCTGGACTTTTGCGGCGCGTCTTTCCGGCACCGTCGTTAAGGCCGAGACGAAGTCGCGCTCGGCCTATGTGGAGGTCGACGCCAACGGCGACGGCAAGGCGGATGCGCGCGTGCAGATTGGCCCGGCGATCCGTGGCACGGCGATCCGCGACAGCCTCGACTTCGTCAACTTCAACGAATTCAAGAACCAGATCGAATGGGCGCAGTTCGGCAAGGCCTTCAACACGCATGTCAACGGACTGGTTCTGGAAAAGCTGTCCCGCGACGGGCTTGTCGGCAAGAAACTCGACGCAGTCGGCGCCTATCCGCTGCCCGCCAAGGGTCAATTGCCGCTGTTCGTTCCGGCTCAGCTGACGGTGGGCGGATGA
- a CDS encoding sugar ABC transporter ATP-binding protein produces the protein MIMHPADDDDCVLRLEDVTKVYSGIIAVRHANLSLRRGAVNVLVGENGAGKSTLMRIIAGVEKPSLGRILLDGQQVEFHSPADAQRHGIGMVFQELNLFGNLSVAENIFATRELTRGIRGIDHRAQVERATGFLDRLDAGIDAETLVEDLPIGQQQLVEIAKAISLDTRILILDEPTSALSAAEVDVLFKVIRELKAQGVAIVYISHRLEELMRIGDYITVLRDGQITGHAMVKDIDTKWIVRSMIGSDAKDFAKSVDHRLGEEAFRAEEICLPRRTGGLAVDHVSISVRAGEVLGIYGLMGAGRSEFFECVMGQHPHSSGRVFVGGTEVDASDTSGRISAGLALIPEDRQREGLVQALSIASNLTLASLDRFVRFGFHIVGAREQASIAAAIRDLSIKAPNPDFEVTSMSGGNQQKVVIGKALMTKPKVLLMDEPSRGIDVGAKADVFRTMRRLAGEGLAILFSTSDLEEVMALSDRIAVMSNGRLVTVIDRADATEEMIIKASAEGHKTTREHA, from the coding sequence ATGATCATGCACCCAGCTGACGACGATGACTGCGTCCTGCGCCTCGAAGACGTGACGAAGGTCTATTCGGGTATAATTGCGGTGCGCCATGCGAACCTTTCGCTCCGGCGCGGCGCCGTGAATGTGCTCGTGGGGGAAAACGGTGCCGGCAAGTCGACCCTGATGCGGATCATCGCCGGCGTCGAGAAGCCATCACTCGGCCGCATCCTGCTCGACGGCCAGCAGGTGGAGTTCCATTCGCCGGCCGACGCGCAGCGCCACGGCATCGGAATGGTCTTCCAGGAGCTCAATCTGTTCGGCAATCTCTCGGTTGCCGAGAACATCTTCGCGACGCGGGAGCTGACCCGGGGCATTCGCGGCATCGATCATCGCGCGCAGGTCGAGAGGGCTACCGGGTTCCTCGACAGGCTCGATGCCGGGATCGATGCCGAGACGCTCGTCGAAGACCTGCCGATCGGCCAGCAGCAGCTGGTGGAGATCGCCAAGGCGATCTCGCTCGATACCCGCATCCTTATTCTGGACGAGCCGACATCGGCCCTTTCGGCGGCGGAGGTGGACGTCCTTTTCAAGGTCATCCGGGAGCTGAAGGCGCAAGGGGTGGCGATCGTCTACATTTCTCACCGGCTCGAGGAGCTGATGCGGATCGGCGACTACATCACCGTGCTCAGGGATGGACAGATCACCGGCCACGCCATGGTCAAGGACATCGATACCAAGTGGATCGTCCGGTCGATGATCGGCTCGGATGCGAAGGACTTCGCCAAATCGGTCGACCACCGCCTCGGAGAGGAGGCGTTCCGCGCCGAGGAGATCTGCCTGCCGCGCCGGACCGGCGGGCTCGCGGTCGATCATGTCTCGATCTCGGTACGTGCCGGCGAGGTGTTGGGCATCTACGGGCTGATGGGGGCCGGCCGAAGCGAATTCTTCGAATGCGTCATGGGCCAGCACCCGCATTCCTCGGGGCGGGTCTTCGTCGGCGGGACGGAGGTCGACGCCAGCGACACGTCGGGCAGGATCAGCGCAGGATTGGCGCTCATACCGGAAGATCGCCAGCGCGAGGGTCTCGTCCAGGCGCTTTCGATCGCCAGCAACCTGACGCTTGCGAGCCTCGACCGCTTCGTCCGCTTCGGCTTCCATATTGTCGGCGCGCGGGAGCAAGCCTCGATCGCGGCGGCCATCCGCGATCTTTCCATCAAGGCGCCCAACCCGGACTTCGAGGTGACCTCGATGTCCGGCGGCAACCAGCAGAAGGTCGTCATCGGCAAGGCCCTGATGACGAAACCGAAGGTGCTGCTGATGGACGAACCCAGCCGCGGAATAGATGTCGGCGCCAAGGCGGATGTCTTCCGCACCATGCGCCGGCTTGCCGGCGAGGGGCTCGCCATCCTCTTTTCCACCTCCGACCTCGAAGAGGTCATGGCGCTCTCCGACCGCATCGCCGTCATGAGCAACGGACGGCTGGTCACGGTCATCGACCGCGCGGACGCGACGGAAGAGATGATCATAAAGGCTTCGGCCGAGGGTCATAAAACGACAAGGGAACACGCCTGA